The proteins below are encoded in one region of Kazachstania africana CBS 2517 chromosome 6, complete genome:
- the KAFR0F01500 gene encoding uncharacterized protein (Ty like retrotransposon): MRVPFRMACPPRTSNHSNIPTHSIEIKPDTRLPQLQPYRVIPKMERELNDIIDDLLEKGFISLSRSSCSSPVVMVEKKDGTYRLCVDYRALNKATISDPFPLPRIDSPLSRVGNAKIFTTLELHSCYHQIPMHEPDKFKTAFVTPNGKYEYNVMPFGLVNAPSTFARYMADLFRDLKFVAVYLDDILIISETAEEHWQHLDMVLGRLEQDGLIAKKKKCHFATTEVEFLGYNIGVNKIAPLVHKCDAIAKFPVPSTVKEAQRFLGMINYYRRCSQMSKPIQDFITQKVVWSSHQDTAFNRLKETLTSPTILVPFQPNASYKLTTDASKDGVGAVLEEVSGTSIVSVGYFSKSLPGAQKNYPAGELELLGITEALRHFRYLLHGTHFTLRTDHISLLSLQNTKEPAQRVQRWLDELSEYEFTLEYLANPRNVVVDAISRAVYTATPNTLTTKIDPSKWIDDYRSDPLCAGALLFLGEIGSTDMTKENSSAFHKYQKKVRLSQQFRKHFSVTAGILYYDTRLAVPLLHSPDIIFYYHNHNFYGGHFGTNPTVAKIIPLYYWPHLTQNVKTYIRSCLQCQLAKSHRPKTQGLLQPLPIPEGRWMDISLDFASGFSLSYSQNGIILIVVDRFSKRAHFIPTKKPLDSAGVINLLFRHIFAYHGFPRTITSDRDIRMTSFLYRELTDRLGIKLTMSSANHPQTDGQSERTIQTLNRLLRTYTARDHGNWDKYLPQIEFVYNSTPTRTLGKSPFEIDLGYQPNEPILRTDNEINARNFNDVDMTKHLKAISIQTKEVLEQA, translated from the coding sequence ATGCGAGTACCATTTCGAATGGCCTGTCCCCCTAGAACGTCCAACCACTCCAACATTCCGACACACTCGATTGAAATTAAACCAGATACCCGTTTACCACAACTACAACCATATAGGGTCATCCCAAAGATGGAACGAGAACTAAATGATATTATAGATGATCTGCTAGAAAAAGGGTTCATTTCACTCTCGCGGTCATCATGCAGTTCTCCAGTAGTCATGGTCGAGAAAAAAGACGGTACTTATAGATTGTGTGTTGATTACAGGGCATTGAACAAGGCCACAATATCAGACCCATTCCCACTACCAAGAATTGATAGCCCATTAAGCCGCGTCGGAAAtgccaaaattttcactaCGCTTGAGCTGCATAGCTGCTATCACCAAATTCCCATGCACGAACCAGATAAATTTAAGACAGCCTTTGTTACACCAAATGGGaaatatgaatataatGTCATGCCATTTGGATTAGTGAACGCCCCTAGCACCTTTGCTCGTTACATGGCAGATCTCTTCCGAGATCTTAAATTTGTAGCTGTGTACCTTGACGATATTTTAATCATTTCAGAAACCGCGGAAGAACATTGGCAACATCTGGACATGGTCCTAGGTCGTCTGGAGCAAGACGGTCTTATTgccaaaaagaaaaagtgCCACTTTGCCACAACTGAAGTTGAGTTTCTAGGTTATAATATCGGAGTTAACAAAATCGCTCCTTTGGTTCATAAGTGCGACGCAATAGCAAAATTCCCTGTACCCTCAACTGTCAAAGAGGCACAGCGCTTCTTAGGTATGATCAACTACTATCGCCGATGCTCACAGATGTCAAAACCAATCCAGGATTTCATAACACAAAAGGTTGTGTGGTCTTCTCACCAAGACACTGCCTTCAACCGGTTAAAGGAAACTCTGACATCACCGACAATTTTAGTTCCCTTCCAGCCTAACGCATCTTACAAGCTCACCACAGACGCTTCTAAAGATGGCGTCGGGGCTGTCCTAGAAGAAGTATCTGGTACATCTATTGTAAGTGTTGGATACTTCTCGAAATCCCTACCAGGAGCACAAAAGAACTACCCGGCGGGCGAACTTGAATTACTTGGCATTACCGAGGCCTTACGACACTTCCGCTACTTATTACATGGTACGCACTTTACATTACGCACAGACCACATTAGTTTATTATCCCTACAGAATACAAAGGAACCAGCACAGCGTGTACAACGTTGGCTAGACGAACTATCTGAATACGAGTTTACACTAGAATATTTAGCCAATCCCAGGAATGTTGTAGTAGATGCTATATCTAGAGCCGTGTATACTGCCACTCCTAACACCCTAACTACAAAAATCGACCCAAGCAAATGGATCGATGACTACCGGTCAGACCCACTCTGTGCCGGTGCCCTGCTTTTCCTGGGCGAAATCGGCTCTACTGACATGACGAAAGAGAATTCATCTGCCTTTcataaatatcaaaagaagGTTCGCCTCTCACAACAATTCCGGAAGCACTTTTCTGTTACTGCCGGAATACTATACTACGATACTCGTCTAGCAGTCCCTCTGCTACATTCCCCggatattatattttactATCATAATCACAATTTTTATGGTGGTCATTTTGGTACTAACCCTACCGttgcaaaaattattcCCCTCTACTACTGGCCACACCTAACTCAAAACGTCAAAACCTATATTCGGTCTTGCCTACAATGTCAACTGGCCAAAAGTCACCGACCTAAGACACAAGGACTTTTACAACCATTACCAATCCCAGAGGGACGATGGATGGATATATCACTGGACTTCGCCTCTGGGTTCTCGCTTTCCTACTCACAAAATGGCATAATTCTCATCGTTGTAGACCGATTTTCCAAAAGAGCTCATTTTATTCCAACAAAGAAACCCCTAGATTCCGCAGGAGTAATCAACCTCCTATTTAGACACATCTTTGCTTATCATGGGTTCCCACGAACTATCACTAGCGATCGAGACATCCGAATGACGTCATTCCTCTACAGGGAACTGACCGACCGACTAGGTATAAAACTAACTATGTCATCCGCCAACCACCCACAAACAGATGGCCAATCTGAACGGACCATCCAAACCTTGAATCGACTCCTAAGAACTTACACTGCACGAGACCACGGGAACTGGGATAAATATTTGCCGCAAATCGAATTCGTTTACAATAGCACCCCAACCAGAACGTTGGGTAAGTCaccatttgaaattgaCTTAGGATACCAACCGAACGAGCCCATTCTGCGGACAGATAACGAAATTAACGccagaaatttcaatgatgtCGACATGACTAAACACCTGAAGGCAATCAGTATTCAAACAAAGGAAGTACTAGAACAGGCATAA
- the PRP21 gene encoding Prp21p (similar to Saccharomyces cerevisiae PRP21 (YJL203W); ancestral locus Anc_1.132) gives MESLDEELKKNIEKTVGFIKANGREFEAKLLNDPRDRFSFIRPENEHYEHYISLLEGTSTSDVLKNIPKQPGLFVFSEYDKVGNIPAEDIEIIKKTAEFVVVQSGEDKSYDVLMDQILLRCESREDDTFKFLNKEHKLHSTFIDFVNQYKQIQRSEKIEKLDSWQGILTRSFERAKYNEYIKQMTKKNAKLGKFYKVRFTAIDWSKFHKITEQPCEKTNILDFSELSRLKITDNKPIINAFFSKASDNVTESEANSQTKKRKKKFIVKEAGETRLQKKKMKK, from the coding sequence ATGGAGTCACTTGAcgaagaattgaagaaaaatattgaaaagactgTTGGTTTTATTAAGGCTAATGGGAGAGAGTTTGAAGCAAAATTGCTAAACGATCCTCGCGATagattttcatttataaGGCCAGAAAATGAACATTATGAGCATTACATATCTCTCCTAGAGGGGACAAGTACGAGTGATGTCCTCAAGAATATACCGAAACAGCCCGGTTTATTTGTTTTCAGTGAATACGATAAAGTTGGTAATATTCCTGcagaagatattgaaattatcaagaaaacaGCTGAATTTGTAGTAGTGCAGAGCGGAGAAGATAAGAGTTACGATGTACTGATGGATCAGATATTGCTGAGATGTGAGTCAAGAGAGGACGACACTTTCAAGTTTCTAAACAAAGAACACAAGTTACATTCAACattcattgattttgtaAATCAATATAAACAAATTCAGAGAAGTgagaagattgaaaaattagacaGCTGGCAAGGTATATTAACAAGAAGCTTTGAAAGGGCTAAGTACAACGAATACATTAAACAAatgacaaagaaaaatgctAAGTTAGGCAAGTTTTACAAAGTAAGATTCACTGCCATTGATTggtcaaaatttcataagATCACCGAACAACCTTGTGAGAAAACGAACATTTTGGACTTCTCAGAACTTTCAAGACTAAAAATAACAGACAATAAACCAATTATAAATGCTTTTTTCAGCAAAGCCTCAGACAACGTTACAGAATCTGAAGCTAATAGtcaaacaaagaaaaggaaaaagaagttTATTGTCAAGGAAGCAGGGGAAACTAGActgcaaaagaaaaagatgaaaaaatga
- the ECM25 gene encoding Ecm25p (similar to Saccharomyces cerevisiae ECM25 (YJL201W); ancestral locus Anc_1.133), whose translation MTIDVNVNNIFFKSYSKDPNTGHSIYVFDSTYLPDPEEIGNDKQVYELLIDELMDTLLAKLPLSPYSLVVFSSGFSQKKISWIFGIKMFSKIPKELKYYLQNTYIVHESFFIRTVYQVLSNAMNIKFLTNFTTKFGDRLEINSTEESSFSMVHVPDLTTLSHLIDITRLRISLNVYLHDYDINEYIDVPSDYLNRLTDISKRKYRQLIFDKIFKKLLSYAPKTELIFQRPGSYKKVNIFLDVIERNNYIDLSQWDIHSIGTVFLNFLKNKANPLIPINLIPLPLDNDLDSVFETFVKMMNFNGYYHLFRTIFPLFLSILKTSDITKHTSTSLSKALAPALCKEKISMNNGDRLAIGARYIKSILEHFDSIIERLESSQRPGRSVTKKPSLSSSRISSQSPLQVDLPPTLPKPRKASPTKYSSDSNNNISSRNSSPSRVPSNDNTSPIRSFSSLSLSEKESLLPPPTPISNYLSLQGKPSTSPILPLRNKTSIPNLALRIGSSDSTTILTSLDDKDDDYVSDVNSSSNEFDPVREIITDTSTTVPLATKIKDFDKELKKENNKSRLKYRQRLSSQKSRFLTLKYKIRKLVKLVNLLLFMKNVFKVFK comes from the coding sequence atgaCTATAGATGTTAATGTTAAtaacatcttcttcaaatcatACTCTAAGGATCCAAATACAGGCCATTCCATCTATGTGTTCGATTCCACTTATTTACCTGATCCCGAAGAAATTGGTAATGACAAACAGGTTTATGAGTTActtattgatgaattgatGGATACTTTATTAGCTAAACTGCCACTATCGCCTTATTCCCTAGTGGTATTTTCTTCTGGATTTTctcagaagaaaattagCTGGATTTTTGGTATAAAGATGTTTTCAAAGATCCcaaaagaattaaaatACTATTTACAAAACACTTATATTGTCCACgaatctttttttattagaaCCGTGTACCAGGTGCTTTCAAATGCTatgaatatcaaatttttaactAATTTCACAACAAAATTTGGTGATAGATTAGAAATTAATTCTACTGAAGAGTCATCGTTTTCTATGGTTCATGTCCCTGATTTAACTACATTGTCTCATTTAATCGATATAACGCGATTAAGAATATCTTTGAACGTTTATCTCCACGATTATGATATTAACGAATATATCGATGTCCCGTcagattatttgaatagGCTGAcagatatttcaaaaagaaagtaTAGACAACTTATCTTTGACAAGATATTTAAAAAGTTGTTATCATATGCACCTAAGACAGAACTGATTTTCCAAAGACCAGGATCTTATAAAAAAGTCAATATTTTCCTCGATGTtatagaaagaaataacTATATTGATCTATCACAATGGGATATACACTCTATCGGTACCGTTTTCTTAAACTTCCTAAAGAATAAGGCGAATCCATTGATACCGATCAATCTGATTCCATTACCACTGGATAACGATCTAGACTCAGTGTTCGAAACTTTTGTtaagatgatgaattttaatggttattatcatttattCCGAACTATTTTTCCACTATTTTTATCCATATTGAAGACGTCCGATATAACTAAGCACACTAGCACTTCTTTAAGTAAAGCATTGGCTCCAGCTTTatgtaaagaaaaaatctcaaTGAATAATGGTGATAGATTAGCCATTGGCGCTAGATATATTAAAAGTATTCTGGAGcattttgattcaataataGAAAGGCTTGAAAGTTCACAAAGACCTGGAAGATCAGTAACTAAGAAaccatcattatcatcttcaagaaTTAGTTCACAATCTCCTCTCCAAGTGGATCTTCCGCCAACATTGCCAAAACCAAGAAAAGCAAGCCCAACTAAATATTCTTCAGATTCAAACAACAACATTTCTAGTCGCAACAGTAGTCCTAGTAGAGTGCCTAGTAATGATAACACCAGTCCAATAAGGTCGTTCTCAAGTTTGAGCTTGtctgaaaaagaaagcttACTACCGCCACCTACCCCAATATCCAATTACTTATCTCTCCAAGGCAAACCATCGACATCTCCTATATTGCCACTGAGAAATAAAACCTCTATACCAAATTTAGCATTACGCATTGGTAGCAGTGATTCTACCACCATACTGACTTCCCTAGATGATAAAGATGACGATTATGTTTCAGATGTGAACTCTTCCAGTAATGAATTCGATCCTGTAAGAGAAATAATTACTGATACTTCCACAACGGTGCCCTTAGCAACAAAGATAAAAGACTTCgataaagaattaaaaaaagaaaacaacaAAAGCAGATTGAAATATCGACAAAGGCTAAGTTCTCAAAAGAGTCGTTTTCTGACCTTAAAATACAAGATACGAAAGTTAGTAAAGTTAGTAAACTTGCTGCTCTTTATGAAGAACGTCTTCAAGGTCTTCAAGTGA
- the ACO2 gene encoding aconitate hydratase ACO2 (similar to Saccharomyces cerevisiae ACO2 (YJL200C); ancestral locus Anc_1.135) encodes MLSAKTVIRRNMASLAKHINVPKRLESIIPPYSKLLTNMHKIRELTGNKPLTLAEKILYSHLTDPEETFATISDPSAIRGKQYLKLSPDRVAMQDASAQMALLQFITTGLKQTSVPASIHCDHLIVGKEGERLDLEQAKGTNSEVFNFLQSCAKKYGISFWGPGSGIIHQIVLENYSAPGLMMLGTDSHTPNAGGLGAIAIGVGGADAVDALTGTPWELKAPRIMGVKLTGQLNGWSSPKDIITKIVGDLTVRGGTGFILEYFGEGVKTLSCTGLATICNMGAEVGATTSIFPYQDAHKRFLIATNRKPIADAADIALNEHGFLKADAGVEYDDVIEINLSDLEPHINGPFTPDLSTPISKYAETSKENNWPQKISSGLIGSCTNSSYQDMSRVADLVNQASKAGLKPKIPFYVTPGSEQIRATLERDGIMKTLQNSGAIVLSNACGPCIGQWERNDMPPDSTETNSIFTSFNRNFRARNDGNRNTMNFLTSPEIVTAMVFSGNAQFNPLTDTIPLPNGQTFQFNPPKGDELPNRGFEHGRSEFYPEKDSKGTNNEVEISVNPESDRLQLLEPFKPWNGKELRTNVILKVEGKCTTDHISAAGVWLKYKGHLENISYNTLIGAQNKETGEVNKVYDIDGKPYDIPGLMIKWKNENRPWTVLAEHNYGEGSAREHAALSPRFLGGQMILVKSFARIHETNLKKQGMLPVTFADEADYDKISSGDLIETLNLVDMVEKDGNNGGTLDIKVTKRDGNSFVIKAKHTMSKDQINFFKAGSAINYIKELKEAESRKNN; translated from the coding sequence ATGCTATCAGCAAAAACTGTTATAAGACGAAATATGGCAAGTCTTGCCAAGCATATTAATGTGCCCAAAAGGTTAGAATCTATAATTCCTCCTTACTCTAAACTTCTGACAAATATGCATAAGATAAGAGAGCTCACAGGTAACAAACCATTAACTTTAGCTGAAAAAATCCTTTATTCGCATCTAACTGATCCAGAAGAGACCTTTGCTACTATATCCGATCCATCTGCTATCCGTGGTAAACagtatttgaaattatctCCTGATAGAGTGGCTATGCAGGATGCGTCGGCTCAGATGGCTCTTTTACAATTTATAACGACGGGGTTGAAGCAAACTAGCGTGCCCGCATCGATTCATTGTGATCATTTGATTGTTGGTAAAGAAGGTGAAAGATTAGATCTTGAACAAGCTAAGGGTACCAACTCCGAAGTCTTTAACTTCTTGCAATCATGCGCtaaaaaatatggtatCAGCTTTTGGGGCCCAGGTTCTGGTATCATCCATCAGATCGTACTAGAAAATTATAGTGCACCAGGCTTAATGATGTTAGGTACTGATTCACACACACCCAATGCGGGTGGTCTCGGGGCTATTGCTATTGGTGTAGGTGGCGCTGATGCAGTGGACGCTCTAACTGGTACCCCATGGGAATTGAAAGCTCCAAGAATAATGGGTGTCAAACTAACTGGCCAATTGAATGGATGGAGTTCGCCAAAGGATATTATTACTAAGATTGTCGGTGACTTAACCGTTAGAGGTGGTACTGGTTTCATATTAGAGTATTTCGGAGAAGGTGTCAAGACTTTATCATGCACTGGGTTGGCAACTATATGTAACATGGGTGCTGAAGTTGGTGCAACAACATCTATCTTTCCATATCAAGACGCTCATAAACGTTTCCTAATAGCCACGAATAGAAAGCCAATAGCTGATGCGGCAGATATTGCCTTAAATGAACATGGTTTCTTAAAGGCCGATGCTGGTGTAGAATATGATGACGTGATCGAAATTAATTTATCAGATTTAGAGCCCCATATTAACGGTCCTTTCACACCAGATTTATCAACGCCAATCTCCAAATATGCAGAAACATCCAAAGAGAACAATTGGCCACAAAAGATCTCTTCTGGTTTGATTGGTTCATGCACTAACTCATCATACCAGGATATGAGTCGTGTGGCTGATCTGGTAAACCAAGCTTCTAAGGCTGGCTTAAAGCCTAAGATACCATTTTATGTTACTCCAGGATCTGAACAAATTAGAGCTACTTTAGAAAGAGATGGTATAATGAAAACGTTACAAAACAGTGGTGCAATTGTTTTGAGTAATGCATGTGGGCCATGCATCGGACAATGGGAAAGAAATGACATGCCGCCTGATTCTACTGAGACAAATTCTATATTCACATCATTTAATAGAAATTTTAGAGCAAGAAATGACGGTAACAGAAACAcgatgaattttttaacaTCGCCTGAAATTGTCACTGCCATGGTATTCTCTGGAAATGCTCAATTCAATCCATTGACTGACACAATTCCTTTGCCAAATGGTCAAACTTTCCAATTTAATCCACCAAAGGGTGATGAATTACCTAACAGAGGGTTCGAGCATGGTAGATCAGAATTCTATCCTGAAAAAGATTCGAAGGGAACAAACAATGAAGTCGAAATTAGTGTCAACCCTGAGTCTGACCGTTTACAATTGCTAGAACCATTCAAGCCATGGAACGGTAAAGAGCTTAGAACAAatgtaattttgaaagttgaAGGAAAATGTACTACTGATCATATTTCTGCCGCAGGTGTGTGGTTGAAATACAAGGGCcatcttgaaaatatttcataCAATACATTAATTGGAGCACAAAACAAAGAAACTGGTGAAGTGAACAAAGTTTATGATATAGATGGTAAACCATATGATATTCCTGGATTGATGATCAAATGGAAGAATGAGAATAGGCCATGGACTGTTCTTGCTGAACATAATTACGGTGAAGGTTCCGCTAGAGAACATGCTGCATTATCCCCTAGATTTTTGGGTGGCCAGATGATTTTAGTAAAGTCATTTGCAAGAATTCATGAGACTAACCTTAAGAAGCAAGGTATGTTACCAGTGACATTTGCTGATGAAGCAGAttatgataaaatttcatcaggTGATCTCATCGAAACTCTAAATTTAGTAGATATGGTTGAGAAGGATGGGAATAATGGGGGAACTCTAGACATCAAGGTTACCAAGCGTGATGGCAACTCATTTGTAATCAAAGCCAAGCATACTATGTCAAAAGATCAaatcaacttcttcaaagCGGGTTCAGCTATTAACTATATCAAGGAATTGAAAGAGGCAGAATCaagaaagaacaattaA
- the RCY1 gene encoding Rcy1p (similar to Saccharomyces cerevisiae RCY1 (YJL204C); ancestral locus Anc_1.131), with the protein MEGLIQVETIVRTIARNLDTGDYLNFKRINKLTYKDHLNNEFDDQYFTAKLRCLGLQRSELTNNNLVDNATITSINIFDEIKTFKEGNSLETFKIFYKTFNTYCNKLSNNNLSNFFSVKYDSDPYLQIVILQNIELYINSIRVNDFKSFTEIYNALNIYKNLFVTSCLNEMEIKYKNKEYDQVANFFKILFKANEDNVAIDFYNSKVEYPVVTDINPDTTSWDEMFLNLLFDPLRAFVNEQITLIDKLFDLNYPMVITFYENFVQQSLLNVINLLLNEEICTKDFFLEKFPQIYFKIIDKFCSTLTESRNSKLVDDKKSFRELLKNTLNVYLEPKILNYLNQSTTNFEQKLNNQFKNFQLEQKDDIIKNNLSSIGETQVSNSDSVENKNAFLNSFSKIFKLSKLSTKSTQTTSVSQLNDKLNSLVSKNFQTIKKFLNLELSFNIIQQTHDQIELFLKFKDTDSDSNLNLYINSSCENIFKILIDTLNENHIRPAFRNAIAVLENYNLDEMESIEQEKKEQSLEPLVNFAELINTGDIILQMISIFYKNEILRRKIISDDSSKEEHSNKAIFLQNNLIQAKKKLETTIDNFVANGLNIGINRLIDHIHHTFKTTQLPTDYYPGNKNELTLEIKPTLCCTKVISILDSHCFLLNGATDKGTIDVYQQEIGKRFFQTLVEHIKTQIISTEGAIFLICDMNQYYEFINKKLRQKSILPYFKALKNVGNLYLIDGKDSKELGKLIGDLSKFEGIFSQEEIYEFVQRRQDWLIVKRDVEKVMYGLGIKDCVVM; encoded by the coding sequence ATGGAGGGTCTCATACAAGTGGAAACCATAGTGCGCACAATTGCTAGAAATCTAGACACAGGAGATTACTTAAATTTCAAACGAATAAATAAGCTCACTTATAAGGaccatttgaataatgaatttgatgatcAATATTTCACAGCAAAATTGCGATGCTTGGGGCTTCAGCGGTCTGAACTAACGAATAATAACCTAGTAGATAACGCTACTATCACTTcgataaatatttttgatgagATTAAAACTTTTAAGGAAGGGAATTCCCTGGAAACGTTTAagattttttataaaactttcaataCCTATTGCAATAAACTTTCAAACAATAATTTATCCAACTTTTTTAGTGTCAAATATGATAGTGACCCTTATTTACAGATTGTAATATTACAAAACATTGAACTCTACATCAATTCTATCAGGGTTAATGATTTCAAGTCATTTACTGAAATTTATAACGCCCTCAACATATACAAAAACCTGTTTGTTACTTCATGTTTGAATGAAATGgaaattaaatataaaaataaagaatatgATCAAGTagccaattttttcaagatccTGTTCAAAGCCAATGAAGATAACGTCGCCATAGATTTTTATAACTCAAAAGTTGAATATCCTGTGGTTACCGATATAAATCCTGATACAACAAGCTGGGATGAGAtgtttttgaatcttttattCGATCCATTGAGAGCATTTGTCAATGAGCAAATTACTTTGATCGATAAACTTTTCGATCTCAACTACCCTATGGTAATAACGTTTTATGAGAATTTCGTGCAACAAAGTTTGTTAAACGTtatcaatttattattaaatgaaGAGATCTGTACTAAGgatttttttctcgagaagTTTCCCcaaatttatttcaaaatcattgatAAGTTTTGCAGTACCTTAACTGAGTCCAGAAACTCAAAACTTGtagatgataaaaaatcatttcGCGAGCTTCTTAAAAACACCCTTAATGTATACTTGGagccaaaaattttgaactaTTTGAACCAATCGacaacaaattttgaacaaaaattaaataatcaATTCAAGAACTTTCAACTTGAGCAAAAGGATGacattatcaaaaataatctATCAAGCATTGGTGAAACGCAGGTTTCGAATAGTGATAGCgtagaaaataaaaatgctTTCTTAAATTCCTTCtccaaaatctttaaactttcaaaattgagtACTAAATCGACTCAGACCACATCAGTATCtcaattgaatgataaGTTAAACAGTTTGGTtagtaaaaattttcaaaccattaaaaaatttttaaatttagagctatctttcaatattattcaaCAGACGCACGATCAGAtagaattatttttgaaattcaaagataCTGATtcagattcaaatttgaatctctATATCAACTCGAGTtgtgaaaatattttcaaaattctgATTGACACACTGAATGAAAATCACATTAGACCAGCATTCAGGAACGCAATTGCTGTTCTTGAGAACTATAATCTTGATGAAATGGAGTCGATTGagcaagaaaagaaggaacAATCCTTGGAACCCCTCGTGAATTTTGCCGAATTGATAAACACGGGGGATATAATCTTACAGATGATATCTATCTTCtacaaaaatgaaatattacgcagaaaaattattagtgATGATAGTTCTAAAGAGGAGCATAGTAATAAAGCAATATTTCTGCAAAATAATCTCATTcaagccaaaaaaaaacttgaGACAACTatagataattttgttgCCAATGGTCTAAATATTGGGATAAACAGATTGATTGATCATATTCACCACACTTTTAAAACCACCCAGTTACCAACTGATTATTATCCTggtaataaaaatgaattaacTTTGGAAATTAAGCCAACATTGTGTTGTACAAAAGTcatatcaattttagatAGTCATTGCTTTCTTTTAAATGGGGCAACTGATAAGGGTACTATTGATGTGTATCAGCAAGAAATTGGTAAAAGATTTTTCCAAACTTTGGTAGAACATATAAAGACACAAATCATCTCAACGGAAGGtgcaatatttttgatttgcGATATGAACCAATATTATGaatttataaataaaaaattgagacAAAAATCAATCTTGCCATATTTTAAAGCGCTGAAAAATGTCGgtaatttatatttaattgaCGGCAAAGATTCTAAAGAGCTGGGGAAACTAATTGGTGATTTGAGTAAATTCGAAGGTATTTTTTCTCAAGAGGAAATTTATGAATTTGTGCAGAGACGACAAGATTGGCTAATTGTAAAAAGAGATGTGGAAAAGGTGATGTATGGTTTAGGAATTAAGGATTGTGTTGTTATGTAG